A single genomic interval of Lathyrus oleraceus cultivar Zhongwan6 chromosome 7, CAAS_Psat_ZW6_1.0, whole genome shotgun sequence harbors:
- the LOC127101793 gene encoding pentatricopeptide repeat-containing protein At3g23020: LVDFSVNFDQSQSNVSFGSHTYNTLIDTYGKAGQLKEASETFVKMLKQGIPPTTVTFNTMIHICGNHGQLEELSSLLQKMEEVRCSPDTRTYNILISLHTKRNDIDMATKYFKRMKAAHLEPDLVSYRTLLYAYSIRKMVCEAEELISEMDKKGLQIDQFTQSALTRMYIEAGMLERSLLWFHRFHLAGNMKSECYVANIDAYGEHGHILEAEKVFLWCQERKKLSVLEFNVMIKAYGIGKCYDKACQLFDSMDKHGVAADRCSYSSLIQILASADQPHIAKPYLKKMQVAGLVTNCIPYCAVISSFVKLGLLTDSLSYNNVLDLYANAGRPKEAIQTFKDMVTASIQLDDCSLRSLRNLLLKYGASRQALDKLQVSMKKDTSNGLQAWMLALTSVLEMDEYDNK, translated from the coding sequence CTAGTTGACTTTTcggtcaactttgaccaaagtcaatccAATGTTTCTTTCGGGTCACATACATATAACACTTTGATTGATACATATGGAAAGGCTGGTCAGCTTAAAGAAGCATCTGAGACTTTTGTTAAGATGCTTAAACAAGGCATACCGCCTACCACAGTGACATTCAATACAATGATTCACATTTGTGGAAACCATGGACAGTTAGAGGAACTGAGTTCACTGCTGCAGAAAATGGAAGAGGTGCGATGCTCACCAGACACAAGGACCTATAACATTCTTATCTCTCTACATACTAAGCGTAATGATATTGATATGGCAACAAAATATTTTAAAAGAATGAAGGCGGCCCACCTTGAGCCAGATCTTGTTAGTTACCGTACCCTCTTGTATGCGTACAGTATAAGGAAAATGGTTTGTGAAGCAGAAGAGCTTATATCAGAGATGGATAAGAAGGGCCTCCAAATTGATCAGTTCACCCAATCTGCTTTGACTCGGATGTACATCGAAGCCGGAATGCTTGAGCGGTCCTTGTTATGGTTTCATAGGTTTCATCTGGCTGGCAATATGAAATCTGAGTGCTATGTTGCCAACATTGATGCATATGGAGAGCACGGACATATTTTGGAAGCTGAGAAAGTCTTCCTTTGGTGCCAAGAACGGAAGAAACTCAGTGTCCTTGAGTTCAACGTGATGATTAAAGCTTATGGTATAGGGAAATGCTACGATAAAGCATGTCAATTGTTTGATAGTATGGATAAACACGGTGTAGCCGCAGACAGGTGCAGCTATAGCTCTCTCATACAAATTCTGGCCAGTGCTGACCAGCCTCACATTGCCAAACCTTATTTGAAAAAAATGCAGGTGGCAGGATTAGTGACTAATTGCATCCCATATTGTGCTGTGATTTCCAGTTTTGTAAAATTAGGACTCTTGACAGATTCATTAAGCTATAACAATGTCCTTGACCTGTATGCTAATGCTGGGAGACCCAAAGAAGCAATACAAACTTTCAAGGACATGGTAACAGCTTCAATACAACTTGATGATTGTAGTTTAAGATCACTTAGAAATCTTTTGCTTAAATATGGAGCATCAAGGCAAGCTCTTGACAAATTACAAGTATCAATGAAAAAGGACACTTCCAATGGTTTACAGGCATGGATGTTGGCACTCACAAGTGTGCTTGAAATGGATGAATATGATAACAAATAG
- the LOC127101794 gene encoding uncharacterized protein LOC127101794, which produces MPFRLTFGHDAILPVEIYLQSVRVQRQNELQSEQYWNMMFDKLADLDKGLVATEMLIRQKERVAKVYDRKVREKTFADNDYVWKVILPMDHRDRTLGKWSPKWEGPFQVTRKYSNNAYEIEELDGGQRVLRVNGKYLKKYKPMLPEIQIQA; this is translated from the coding sequence ATGCCTTTTCGACTGACATTTGGTCACGATGCCATATTGCCAGTAGAGATCTACTTACAGTCTGTCAGAGTCCAACGTCAAAACGAACTTCAGTCAGAACAGTACTGGAACATGATGTTCGACAAATTGGCTGATTTAGACAAAGGATTGGTCGCGACCGAAATGCTGATCCGACAGAAGGAGCGCGTAGCCAAGGTATACGATAGAAAGGTAAGGGAAAAAACCTTTGCTGATAATGATTACGTCTGGAAAGTAATCTTGCCTATGGATCATCGAGATCGAACCCTAGGTAAATGGTCTCCAAAGTGGGAAGGACCATTCCAGGTAACTCGAAAATACAGTAACAATGCATATGAGATCGAAGAACTTGATGGGGGTCAAAGGGTCTTAAGGGTAAATGGGAAATACTTGAAGAAATATAAACCTATGCTACCAGAGATCCAGATCCAAGCATAA